Genomic segment of Drosophila simulans strain w501 chromosome 2R, Prin_Dsim_3.1, whole genome shotgun sequence:
GTAATTATGGGTAGTCCATTCAACTGTTTTTGGGATCATGTAACAAACAGAGTAATTAAAGCCGTGTTAGTATTTTGTTTCTGGTGATGCAGTTAACATTGATGAGAGGAACTCATGGTGTATGCTTAGAGAACGTGATGTGTGGTTTCGCTTGTGGTAAAAGTAATCAACAGATTTCgttaaactaataataaataaacttagGCGTAACACGTGTGTCCTtaacaatataaacaataaacttttCTCAAActtaaacaacaaatgcatCGGCTGTCGTGGACTTAAATTATCAATTTGGGCTTGGATCTGAACAAACGCACATTCTCattcatatttcataatttgcaATGTTCCCGCGTTTTACATACTTAGGTCGATCGATCGTTTTATAATATTAGTATACATTAAATTCAACATTTATTCGATTAGTTAAATGTGTGGCTCGTGTCGCGTATGTCATGTGCGTGTATTCTGGGTaaatacgtacatacataagtttaaaaatccTCCAATTCTCTGCCCTTCGCACCTGGCAATTGGCTGTTGGGTTAATCTCCTGGCTAGGATTCAGAGTTGTTCAGATTGTTAGTTGGGGAACTGCCCCTCGATCTTGCtgaatttaaatgcttttgaGCTTTAGCCAATTGCCACACTTGCTTAATCGCTCTCGTCTAGGAATCAACGTTAGTAATATTTACTACATAAACATATGTACGTGCATTGTTAATATGTATCTTTTGGATCGGTGCTTAAACGTATTGATATACTCTATCGCTGATCTACTGCCTCGCTATCCTTTCCGGCCAACAACAAGTACTTTAAATAGTTTCcgtaacaaataataaataaaccacTGTGGCCATTAACAATTAGTTATCTGCTCCTCGATCGGTTACTTCTCTCTTGTATGTTGTATCTGATGGGTAGATgctatatacaaaatatagcGAACAAAAGTTACTTGGTTTTGTGGTTAATATTGCACTCGTTTCAAGGAATCCGCATCCTGGTCTAGTTTAGGTTTCGTCTGCGCCGGAAAACCAATGCGAAAATGGATCGGATGCGCCACCAGCGACTTCGTCGCCCCGTGTGAATCTTTTCCGAATTGGAGTCCGTGCCCAGGGCCTTGTGCATTTCCTTGCGCCGAATCTCGCGGACCAGCGTGTAGAATGCCTCGTCGATGTAATGACGCAGTGCAGCCGATGTCTCAAAAAACGGGCAGCCGAACTGGTTGGCCAGATTCCGGCCCTCCTCGGTGGTCACGCGTCGCTGCGACTCCAGGTCCACCTTGTTGGCAATCAGAACCAGCGGAATGTCCTCGGACAGGCGGACACGGGTTATTAGTTTCCTGTACTCGGAGGCCTCCTGGAAGCTGTGGCGGTCGGTGACCGAGTAGCAAATGATGAAACCTTCGCCGCAACGCATGTATTGGTCCCGCATGGCCGTGAACTCCACCTGGCCGGCGGTGTCAAGGATGTCGAGCAGGGCGGCCTCATTGTCGATGACCGCCTGTTGCTGGTAGGAGTCCTCTgcggcgaaaaaaaataaccgGTATACATTTAGTGGGGTTGTGGGGGCTTCGCCTTAGACGCCTTGCGCACCCTGCGCCTTACTCACCAATTGTGGGGTCGTGGTAGTCCAGGAAACTGTGGCTCACGAACTGAAGGGTGACAGCTGTTCGGGTTTCGTCGTCGTTTTCAGAGGGCGTTGGGAGTGGTGGTTGTTGGAGTTTCGTGGGTGTCGGTGGTGCGGGGGTCAAAACAAAGCGTAAAAGAAATTGagataatttattgatttttcgcaGCCCCAATCAAAGTGCGCAGTGATAACTCGGCATTTTCTTTTGGCTAATCCATGGCTAGAGTAGCTCACCTGACTTTCCCACGCCACCGTCGCCGAGGATGACGATCTTGTAGACCCGCAGACCGCCGCGCATATTCTGCGGCGGCACCGGAGGCGGCTTGACCAGGCTCCCGTTGTCCCTGTGGTCGCTGGGCACCCGCATCGAGTCCGTGTCGGCGGCACTGGTGCAGGACCTCAGCTTGCTGGATCGCTTCAGGGCCGCACAGCCGATGGACATGTCGCCGGCCATAATACCGCTGACCTCGCGGATTTAGACCTGGTCCGTGTCGGTCCTAGTCCCGTTCGATCGGATCACACGGAGAACCTCTGCACCGCCGTCGCCAATTGTgtattattttcttgtttttttcttggTCGGGGTTGGTTCTCTTCGAGATGGGCGCGTGACGAAAGTCTCGAACGATACTGGCGACTGCAGTGCGCATGAATTTGAATGCCATGcgatatttaaaataagctaatattataatttttatatttctttactTAAAGTTAATATCTTGAgaacaatacattttaaataaattaattcagTTGTACACGATTGTGATAGCGCATAGACATATAATGTGAAAAATCCACGAGTAACagaaaaaattacatttgtgTTTTCTAAACTGTTGCGTTGCTGAactgtttaaattaaattcaatctATTTGCACAACACGATTTAAAATAACACATAAATAttagaattaaataaatttttaaataataatatgtaagTATATTTTTAGAGAGCTGTTATGAGTTTTCatccaaaacaataaaattgccTTTACTGCCCAGCTGTCATCTCTAGCTTTCATCATTCCCGCCGGATCTGGCAACACCAGTGTcactttataaataattttcccACGGTGCGAGCGGTATTTGCATTTAGTAACGTGCTGTTCGTCGATCCAGATCGCCCGTTTTGCCCGGTCCGctcgaaaaggaaaaacaaacactcTCCGTTGAATTGGCATAGGTTTTAGTGCCTTTAGCGAGCAAAATGTCGGGCGATGTGCAGCCGCGTAAGCGCAAGGATAAGCGCCGAAAACGCGGTAAGTTCCTGTTACGGTACTTTTACTTACCATCATTCTCGAATGGACCGTTATTTGGTGTGAAAATCGGTTTTGTCTCTTCGCCGCCGCCGCGTAGCAAGCAgttcatttcttttattagCATAATAATATTGTCGAGTGcctttaaaaataactttgccctattatataaaattatacatCTCGCCTGTTTTCTGTCGCTATGCGTGTGCCGATCGAgcaggaaaatatatatgcatgacATGTGTGCGGGCGGGGAAGGCGGGAGGTAGACCATAAAGTGGGTATTTCGATCGGGAACCAAAGAAAAAGGGCATTGAATCGGTGTgcaaaaatcgagaaaaaacAAGGAGAGTGGTTTTCCCagatttatttatctttttccAAGGCAAACACAGATGTTTCGTTGTCCCTGGGATATCCTCTTATTGCTATCTCCCTCTGCCACTCTTTCTCTCTATTGCTCTCTTCTCTGCGTTATCTTTCTCTCATTGGAGAATGGAGAGCTCGTCACCTCGTCGGCAAATTAATTCCAATGCAACAGAGATCGAGATTCACATACGTAGATACTAGATACCAGATGATGATGCTTCCGTAAAGATTCTGGGGCCATTACACCCACGGCACCGAAATAAGTAGCCACGATGgtgcatatatgtagatataaaTGTGTAAAGCCATTTAATTTCACTTGGCCAACTGCCCAAGAGCATGACTGGCGGCTTCTTTGTTTATCGTTGCGCATATTTAGGCATAAACAATTCCCCCCGCCCGGCGTCGTCTTATCAGCTTGTAATGCCGGTATAGTATGTCTCATTGTAACTAACTTTTCGTCTAGATGATCGCAAGTCCGAGGGCGATGTGACTGTTCTGCGTCAGTCCAGTTTTCAAGGTAGAGAAATAGATCCCCCCTATATGTAGTTTTCCCAACACACCCCGGAATGCTttgccaaattaattgaatgtCTCGCTCAGTTACTAAATCCAAGTAAAACACTCGAAGGTGGATTCAATTAAACTGCTTGTAATCACatgtgttatttttattattcactATCATGCAAATGTCGGATCTCAGATGACGACGAATCTTCGCACGGCGTTCACATTACAAAGATGGGAAACGATGATCTCCACCTGCATGTGCACCACGATCACGGAACTGGCGGTCACTGGTGCGCCAAGATCATATTCTTCGCCCTGATGGCAGTGCTCCTAAGTTTGGTGGGTCTGATCATCATGGAGAACCGCGGACTGGAGGATCGTAAGTTATAGAATTCTCAGAAATTTGAAATGTACTTAATAACTGTTTATGTCAGTGGACACTCCTCTGTCGGAGTCTAGGTTCTCGAAAGTTTTTGATGGCTGGGTAGACGAACATCGGGATGAGCATGATGGTCACGATGTGCAGGAACCCTCTGGAGAGGCGTTAGATGATCACGATGAACACGACGATCATGATGATCATGAAGAGGAAGGTAtgttaatataaattaatataaactcttataaataaataaaaacgtttCAGAAGAAGAGCCACTCTCAGAAGAATTAGAAGAAGAACTGGAGGAAGAGGAACAGCCAACTGAGGAGGATGAGCCAGCGGCAGATGATGAAGATGAGGAGGATGAAGATGAGGAGAACAATGCGGGTGAAAACATAACTGCCGAGgatgcggaggaggaggaagaggaggaggataACGATGACGAAGGCACCGTAGAGGCAACTGTGGAAGCTACCACTGAAGCCACTACGGAAGCCACTGGCGAATATGAAGCTGAAGAGGATGAAGACGATGAGgatgaagcagcagcagatgatGATGTAGTAGAATCCACTGAAGCTCCGCTGTCGAAAGCTGAGGAGGTATGATCTATAGTTTGTGAAAAGATTGTGTATTtccaaaattaattaattaattccaaattaatgttttatgttCGCAGCAGGAagacgatgatgaggatgaggaagAGCAGGAGATCGAAGAATCAGTAGAGCCGCCAAGATCCCAATCTGCGGCACAAAGTGCTCCCGCAACAGATACtaatgatgacgacgatgatgatgttaGTAAAATATCTAGTTGCTTGTTGGGTTTAATTGGTCTTCGTATTTGTTGCTAAATAACTTGTTTATTGCAGGATCAAGACAAAAACGATGCAGATGACGGGGATGACGACGAATTCGAGTCCCTGGATCAGCAATTTGAAAATGATCCCGAGGATACAGAGCCAGCAAAAGCAGTAGAGAGTGAGGAGCAGGATCAAGACCAGGCTGATGAGGAGGAGCCCAAGGAAGAGGGCTCCTCTTGGTTGGCATCCCGTAAGTAGCGAAGGATTGAATAGTTGAACGGTTAACGGATCTCGCAGGCTTAGAACCTTAAGAACTGACCGACTGAAATGCTCCACCTTACCAAACTGAAAGAATATGCACAACCACACACTACCAAGAACTTAGAAACCGAAATTGTACAAGAAAGTGCAAAaggcatttgtttgttttctcatACTAAAACCTGACTCATTTACAGTTGCCGTTAAATTTGGCGTTGGCGTTGCACTTGCCTTAGTTTCACGCCTTGTATTGATAAGGAAAAGTCCAAATACAAGTGAGTCTTCAATGCTGATCTGCTCCCCGAATCTCCGCTCTTTGTATTCCGCTCTCTGCTCTTGATCTCTATCAATCATATCCGCCAAGCACGCCAAATGTTATGCTAATCAAATAAACCATACTACGGGGAAACTTTTCAGTAACTATTACTAAGCGCCGCTTTTCGTTCTAACCCACCAAGTTAAGTTGGTTAAATCAGCAAATGACCTCATTGTCTCGTGATATATTCTCGATGTattaacaaaaactaaaacaaactCTGGGCAATGGCCTCTCTTTTTGGTTTCAACAATGAGAATCCATGGGCCCAGTCCAAATTTTGCACTTTCTTCAGTTAGCttattttgattatgattttatattatttctttaatcTGATTGTAGTCACAGCTTTGTTCCAATTATTATTCCAccaatgtatgtatgtacggaAATTGTTGAATGGCTTTGTTCTTGCTCGATTAACAATCTCTTAACTCGAATAACGTTCGAATCTTCCGTGGTGAATGCTTAGCTGAGGATGAGCCCGCACCAGAGACTATATTCAGGCGAAGATTGACGATTGCCACTGCTGAGGATCACATACCGGACGATGTGGAGGAGCTGCCCCTTTTGGACGATGGTTGGAGATATGAGTTATTAATTGCAAACTTCGGCTAGCCGAAGTTGCTTCCAAATCATTTGATTGACAAGTGATCTGGAAGCCTATGCTGTATGATATGCCTGGCCAAGACCAGAGTATTAACTTCAGTCATATCCCATTGTCTAAAAAGAATACTCCGAGGaggaaatcgaaatcgaagaGGAGATCGAGGTGGAAATCAGTGACATtgatgaggaggaggaagaagtACGTCACGATAGCGACGACAACGTGGCCTCCATGGCCAGTTATGTGCCCGAGACCTTTGAGCAACTGAGCGCCATGTACAAGTACGCCCAGGAGCCTGCAAAGGATGCCAAACCCAAACCCGAACAGAAAGAAAAGGAGCCGGAAAAGCCAGTAGGTCACAGCGATATCTACGTGGAATACGAAGATGGGGCTATCGAGGATTTCGAGCATGATGGAGATAGCGATGAGGAAATCACCGACGAAGAGGACGAAATCTCCGACGTGGACGACGCCGATCTGATGAACCGGCTGGAGGCCAAATACGGTCGCCTGCCCGTCAAGGAGTTCGAGAGCGATCCGGACTCCGACGACCCCAGCTGGACACGTAATTACTAAACGCACAAATCACCACGTCTGTCGATGACCACCCGACTCCATTCTCCATCCAACATACTTTCGATCGATCACATAAGCTATCGCAATCATAGGCCCAACACTACTTTAAGACACACGACCAAAAACCGATCGCTTTACACATAACAGATCGTAAGTGTTAGCCATAGGATATACAAACCGACACCTCACACAAGGTGGAGCTATCTAGGCCGTAACCGTTCAAAATTTCACACCATTGTTATGCTCAAAATAGTGTTCTAATTCATATTCTTAATTTCTAAATAGAAATAAAGCCGAaagaagctgcagctgctcccgCAGAGAAAGAGGATCCTTTCGAGCAAGAGTTGCGCAAGGCGAACGAGGAGATGATTAGGGAGGTATGTCGCAACCAAAGGTGTCTCCTTCACCTGGATTAACCCGTGAACTATATATCTTCGATATATCTCTAGCTCAACAATCACTAAAGAACatcacaacaaaaaaaaacacaatctCATTTCAAAGCTTTAGTTTATGTTTGCTTGTCAAGTTCATTAGATCATATAACAGCTTAGTTATGTAAGAACAACAAATGATAATTAATCAAATCATAGGATTTAACCCTATTCATGTATTTATAGAAACGCTCTTATCAGGAGACGCATATTGTTGGGATGAACCCACGACCAGTTACTCCAAAAACTACACACCCACTTGGAGGAAACTTTGGTCGCGGGCTCATCCTTGGATCTCCTGTCAACTGCGTTTCAATTCTTGAGAGAATGATTTTATACTAATTGCATGCTTTCGTACTTTGTCTAaccctttttttgtgttttggctGGCGAATCGCGAACTAATATCCACCCCAAAGAACTATGCCCAAGCCCTGCGATCCTTTAACACGCTCACCACCAACTTTGCCCACGAGCCATCGGCCCATTTGGGAAGAGCCCGACTTCTGGAACTTCTGGCCAAGAAGGAGCGCAGCAATCAGCGCCTCTGGGAAGCCATCGATGCTTACAAAAGATATTTGGCCTTTGGCGAGCTTATAGCCAGCAATCTGGAATTTAAAACCGCCGGCGAAAGCTGCATAGAGAATTTGAGATTTTTGGGTAagttaaacatatattttaatctgTTTCGCTTTCTACATTGCCTATTGAATTCCAGGTCACCACCGACAGGCAACTACCATCCACGAGCTGCTCATCAAACGTTTGCCTGAGGATCCACGGCTTCGTAACCAACTCTCACTCACCTATCTTATGGTAAACAAGTAGGTAAGACAGGCTACTTTGAGTTAGAAATACTTTATGATTGTCTCCCAGTCTTCAGCAGGTTGAAAAGGTGGCTGTGGAAACCCTGAAACTGTGGCCAACCAATGCAGTGGCCCAACTTCATTATGGACTGGCGCTCAGACAATTCCATGCTGACTACGCCAAGGCGCTGCCCTATCTAAAATATGCCGTGGAGTCTGAAGAGGAGGGCACGCAAGAGGCTTTCTTCTATTTGTCGCTTGGCGAGACTATGCAGCGCCTGTCCATGAAATCAGAAGCTCTGGAGGTATATAGTAAAGGTGTTGCCAAAGGCTTCTTTGCCAGCCTCTATCAGAGATCGCTGTACAATGAGCCCAGGTTGAGAGCACAGCCCTTTTGGCAGCCCAAGGAAACGGGCTATGAAAGGCAGCTGGAGAAGCTAACGCTCAATTGGCGCGCCATTCGTGATGAGGGATTAGCGCTGCTGGGAAGAAGTGGATTCTTCGAGGATGAAGCGGAACTGCTGCGCGACAAGGGAGTGTGGCAGCAGTATGAGCTATATGCCCAGGGTCGTCGGGTGAAGGACAACTGCCGCAGGGCTCCAATCACCTGTAGCCTGCTAGAGGAATTTCCCGAGTCCGCCGGCTGTCGACGTGGCCAAGTGAAGTTTAGTGTTATGCAGGCCAAGACGCATGTGTGGCCGCACTGTGGACCCACCAATTGCCGACTGAGGGCCCACCTCACGCTAGCTGCTCCGGAGCCGGAAAAAACCTCACTCCGCGTGGCGGAGCAGGAAAGGTGAGGGAAAACGAGAAAACCTTTCAAATTTCATTGACTAACCTCATCTGCTTTAGAACCTGGCGTGAGGGAGAACTGTTCATATTCGATGATAGCTTCGAACACGAGGTGTGGCACAACGGAAGCCAGCCACGCCTAGTGCTCATCCTGGATATGTGGCATCCGCAACTGAGTGCCGCCCAGCGCCGCAGTTTAACACCAATTTGACCGGGAATCGCTTAGTTCTATTAATAGTTCCGGTTCCTAGGCCTGcaatttagttaaatttcGCCAAATCGCATCGTTCATTGTTAGTTAAATCGCCATGTTGTATAGACATTGTAATTATACCTCTTAGTCGTAAGTTCGGTTTGAATGCGTGTTTAGGCTATGTAGACGTCAATTCATCTGTGTATCATATACGATTAGCGTTGGCTGGCAGCCTACCCTCGCTTTTCTACGTGACAGAAATAAAACCTTTTAGGATTCGATAattgtggtttttattttatacccaTGATTACCTGAATTTGCAAATATCCCGCTCTCGGTTGAGAGATGCAGTATAAAAGTAAGCTACTGTTTTACCAATGGATATCATAACAAAAATGTTGTTCGCCGGAGTTGGAGTACTATTTTTTGTAGCTGTTGCTGTCGGAGATTCCCTGGATGTGTGCCTGGAGGATATGGGCTGCATGCGAGGCACTGTAATGCCAGGATATCAGAGCGGAGAGTTCGAAGCCTTCATGGGCATTCCCTTTGCCCAGCCGCCAGTTGGACCGCTGCGTCTTAAGGTGGAAAGTTCCTTCCTCTGATACTTTCAGAAGGATTAAGTACATTGAATGCTTTCAGAATCCTGTGCCGAATGAACCCTGGGAGGGAGTACTCGATGCGGGAACGGCGAAGGACAGCTGCGTGCAGAGAAGCTACTTTGCGAAGGAATGGGGTTTGATGGGAGTGGAGGACTGCCTCTATCTGAACGTCTACAGACCGAAGGTAACAAGATTTGCAAGCATCCTTAGATAGTCCtgattggtttggttttatagaATCGGGCTGAGGATAAGTTGCCCGTGATGGTTTATATACATGGAGGTGGTTTCTTTAGCGGCTCTGCCCATCCCATGGCTAGTGGACCAGAGTATCTGATGGATACCGGCAAGGTGGTCATGGTAGCAATGAGCTATCGCCTTGGTCCCTTCGGTAAGTTGTAGGGATTATCCAAAACACCACTCACATCAAGTTCAAATGTTGCAGGTTTTCTAAGCACTGGCGATGAGCACATGCCAGGGAATTTCGGATTCAAGGATCAGCGATTGGCGCTGCAGTGGATACAAAAACACATAGCCACATTTGGAGGAGATCCCAAAAAGGTCACGATCCTTGGTCACAGCGCTGGAGGAATATCTACACACTTGCACATGATTAGTCCCAATTCAAAGGGTTCGTTTTCATGGATGAATTTTGATCGCACATAAGTCATACGCTTGTTTTCAGGACTTTTCCAAAATTCCATGTCCTTGACAGGCACCATGTTTTTGTCGGGCATAAAGACCCTCAAAGATCCCTTAAGTCAGGCAAGGCGTCTGGGCAAGGAATTGGCCATTGATCAAGCGGAGACTCTCAGTACCCAGGATCTGGCGGAAGCGCTACGTAAAGTGTGTCATAAAAAACTCCTTATCAGTGCGGACAGCTTAAAGGTCTGGGATAACATGCCCCACCTTACCAGTCTCCCGGTAGTGGAGGCTCCATCTCCAGACGCCTTCCTGGTCGAGGATCCGCTAGATGCCCATCGGGCAGGTCGCATTCACCAGGTGCCCTGGATCCTAAGCCTAAGTTCGCGAGCTGGAGAAGGTTCCCTGTTCCTAATGCGTGCCTTCATTAATCCCAAGCTAAGGGCCGAGTTCAATGAAAACTTC
This window contains:
- the LOC6734705 gene encoding aspartyl/asparaginyl beta-hydroxylase isoform X2, which encodes MSGDVQPRKRKDKRRKRDDRKSEGDVTVLRQSSFQDDDESSHGVHITKMGNDDLHLHVHHDHGTGGHWCAKIIFFALMAVLLSLVGLIIMENRGLEDLDTPLSESRFSKVFDGWVDEHRDEHDGHDVQEPSGEALDDHDEHDDHDDHEEEEEEPLSEELEEELEEEEQPTEEDEPAADDEDEEDEDEENNAGENITAEDAEEEEEEEDNDDEGTVEATVEATTEATTEATGEYEAEEDEDDEDEAAADDDVVESTEAPLSKAEEEDDDEDEEEQEIEESVEPPRSQSAAQSAPATDTNDDDDDDDQDKNDADDGDDDEFESLDQQFENDPEDTEPAKAVESEEQDQDQADEEEPKEEGSSWLASLAVKFGVGVALALVSRLVLIRKSPNTITALFQLLFHQSEDEPAPETIFRRRLTIATAEDHIPDDVEELPLLDDEYSEEEIEIEEEIEVEISDIDEEEEEVRHDSDDNVASMASYVPETFEQLSAMYKYAQEPAKDAKPKPEQKEKEPEKPVGHSDIYVEYEDGAIEDFEHDGDSDEEITDEEDEISDVDDADLMNRLEAKYGRLPVKEFESDPDSDDPSWTQIKPKEAAAAPAEKEDPFEQELRKANEEMIRENYAQALRSFNTLTTNFAHEPSAHLGRARLLELLAKKERSNQRLWEAIDAYKRYLAFGELIASNLEFKTAGESCIENLRFLGHHRQATTIHELLIKRLPEDPRLRNQLSLTYLMVNNLQQVEKVAVETLKLWPTNAVAQLHYGLALRQFHADYAKALPYLKYAVESEEEGTQEAFFYLSLGETMQRLSMKSEALEVYSKGVAKGFFASLYQRSLYNEPRLRAQPFWQPKETGYERQLEKLTLNWRAIRDEGLALLGRSGFFEDEAELLRDKGVWQQYELYAQGRRVKDNCRRAPITCSLLEEFPESAGCRRGQVKFSVMQAKTHVWPHCGPTNCRLRAHLTLAAPEPEKTSLRVAEQERTWREGELFIFDDSFEHEVWHNGSQPRLVLILDMWHPQLSAAQRRSLTPI
- the LOC6734705 gene encoding FK506-binding protein 5 isoform X6, whose product is MSGDVQPRKRKDKRRKRDDDESSHGVHITKMGNDDLHLHVHHDHGTGGHWCAKIIFFALMAVLLSLVGLIIMENRGLEDLDTPLSESRFSKVFDGWVDEHRDEHDGHDVQEPSGEALDDHDEHDDHDDHEEEEEEPLSEELEEELEEEEQPTEEDEPAADDEDEEDEDEENNAGENITAEDAEEEEEEEDNDDEGTVEATVEATTEATTEATGEYEAEEDEDDEDEAAADDDVVESTEAPLSKAEEQEDDDEDEEEQEIEESVEPPRSQSAAQSAPATDTNDDDDDDDQDKNDADDGDDDEFESLDQQFENDPEDTEPAKAVESEEQDQDQADEEEPKEEGSSWLASLAVKFGVGVALALVSRLVLIRKSPNTTEDEPAPETIFRRRLTIATAEDHIPDDVEELPLLDDEYSEEEIEIEEEIEVEISDIDEEEEEVRHDSDDNVASMASYVPETFEQLSAMYKYAQEPAKDAKPKPEQKEKEPEKPVGHSDIYVEYEDGAIEDFEHDGDSDEEITDEEDEISDVDDADLMNRLEAKYGRLPVKEFESDPDSDDPSWTRNY
- the LOC6734705 gene encoding FK506-binding protein 5 isoform X7, with product MSGDVQPRKRKDKRRKRDDDESSHGVHITKMGNDDLHLHVHHDHGTGGHWCAKIIFFALMAVLLSLVGLIIMENRGLEDLDTPLSESRFSKVFDGWVDEHRDEHDGHDVQEPSGEALDDHDEHDDHDDHEEEEEEPLSEELEEELEEEEQPTEEDEPAADDEDEEDEDEENNAGENITAEDAEEEEEEEDNDDEGTVEATVEATTEATTEATGEYEAEEDEDDEDEAAADDDVVESTEAPLSKAEEEDDDEDEEEQEIEESVEPPRSQSAAQSAPATDTNDDDDDDDQDKNDADDGDDDEFESLDQQFENDPEDTEPAKAVESEEQDQDQADEEEPKEEGSSWLASLAVKFGVGVALALVSRLVLIRKSPNTTEDEPAPETIFRRRLTIATAEDHIPDDVEELPLLDDEYSEEEIEIEEEIEVEISDIDEEEEEVRHDSDDNVASMASYVPETFEQLSAMYKYAQEPAKDAKPKPEQKEKEPEKPVGHSDIYVEYEDGAIEDFEHDGDSDEEITDEEDEISDVDDADLMNRLEAKYGRLPVKEFESDPDSDDPSWTRNY
- the LOC6734705 gene encoding aspartyl/asparaginyl beta-hydroxylase isoform X3, which gives rise to MSGDVQPRKRKDKRRKRDDRKSEGDVTVLRQSSFQDDDESSHGVHITKMGNDDLHLHVHHDHGTGGHWCAKIIFFALMAVLLSLVGLIIMENRGLEDLDTPLSESRFSKVFDGWVDEHRDEHDGHDVQEPSGEALDDHDEHDDHDDHEEEEEEPLSEELEEELEEEEQPTEEDEPAADDEDEEDEDEENNAGENITAEDAEEEEEEEDNDDEGTVEATVEATTEATTEATGEYEAEEDEDDEDEAAADDDVVESTEAPLSKAEEQEDDDEDEEEQEIEESVEPPRSQSAAQSAPATDTNDDDDDDDQDKNDADDGDDDEFESLDQQFENDPEDTEPAKAVESEEQDQDQADEEEPKEEGSSWLASLAVKFGVGVALALVSRLVLIRKSPNTTEDEPAPETIFRRRLTIATAEDHIPDDVEELPLLDDEYSEEEIEIEEEIEVEISDIDEEEEEVRHDSDDNVASMASYVPETFEQLSAMYKYAQEPAKDAKPKPEQKEKEPEKPVGHSDIYVEYEDGAIEDFEHDGDSDEEITDEEDEISDVDDADLMNRLEAKYGRLPVKEFESDPDSDDPSWTQIKPKEAAAAPAEKEDPFEQELRKANEEMIRENYAQALRSFNTLTTNFAHEPSAHLGRARLLELLAKKERSNQRLWEAIDAYKRYLAFGELIASNLEFKTAGESCIENLRFLGHHRQATTIHELLIKRLPEDPRLRNQLSLTYLMVNNLQQVEKVAVETLKLWPTNAVAQLHYGLALRQFHADYAKALPYLKYAVESEEEGTQEAFFYLSLGETMQRLSMKSEALEVYSKGVAKGFFASLYQRSLYNEPRLRAQPFWQPKETGYERQLEKLTLNWRAIRDEGLALLGRSGFFEDEAELLRDKGVWQQYELYAQGRRVKDNCRRAPITCSLLEEFPESAGCRRGQVKFSVMQAKTHVWPHCGPTNCRLRAHLTLAAPEPEKTSLRVAEQERTWREGELFIFDDSFEHEVWHNGSQPRLVLILDMWHPQLSAAQRRSLTPI
- the LOC6734705 gene encoding aspartyl/asparaginyl beta-hydroxylase isoform X1, with the protein product MSGDVQPRKRKDKRRKRDDRKSEGDVTVLRQSSFQDDDESSHGVHITKMGNDDLHLHVHHDHGTGGHWCAKIIFFALMAVLLSLVGLIIMENRGLEDLDTPLSESRFSKVFDGWVDEHRDEHDGHDVQEPSGEALDDHDEHDDHDDHEEEEEEPLSEELEEELEEEEQPTEEDEPAADDEDEEDEDEENNAGENITAEDAEEEEEEEDNDDEGTVEATVEATTEATTEATGEYEAEEDEDDEDEAAADDDVVESTEAPLSKAEEQEDDDEDEEEQEIEESVEPPRSQSAAQSAPATDTNDDDDDDDQDKNDADDGDDDEFESLDQQFENDPEDTEPAKAVESEEQDQDQADEEEPKEEGSSWLASLAVKFGVGVALALVSRLVLIRKSPNTITALFQLLFHQSEDEPAPETIFRRRLTIATAEDHIPDDVEELPLLDDEYSEEEIEIEEEIEVEISDIDEEEEEVRHDSDDNVASMASYVPETFEQLSAMYKYAQEPAKDAKPKPEQKEKEPEKPVGHSDIYVEYEDGAIEDFEHDGDSDEEITDEEDEISDVDDADLMNRLEAKYGRLPVKEFESDPDSDDPSWTQIKPKEAAAAPAEKEDPFEQELRKANEEMIRENYAQALRSFNTLTTNFAHEPSAHLGRARLLELLAKKERSNQRLWEAIDAYKRYLAFGELIASNLEFKTAGESCIENLRFLGHHRQATTIHELLIKRLPEDPRLRNQLSLTYLMVNNLQQVEKVAVETLKLWPTNAVAQLHYGLALRQFHADYAKALPYLKYAVESEEEGTQEAFFYLSLGETMQRLSMKSEALEVYSKGVAKGFFASLYQRSLYNEPRLRAQPFWQPKETGYERQLEKLTLNWRAIRDEGLALLGRSGFFEDEAELLRDKGVWQQYELYAQGRRVKDNCRRAPITCSLLEEFPESAGCRRGQVKFSVMQAKTHVWPHCGPTNCRLRAHLTLAAPEPEKTSLRVAEQERTWREGELFIFDDSFEHEVWHNGSQPRLVLILDMWHPQLSAAQRRSLTPI